GCATTAAACAGCTCATAAGCTAGCGAAACTTCGGCCTTGTCGCCTCTTATTTGAAGAGAGATGATGCTTACTTTTAGTCTAAGATCTTTTGCATTTGGTGAAAATATCGGCTTAGCAGCACAATTTGAATAAAGCCCTTTTACAAGCGATTTATAAACCATTTCGCTTGGCTCAGAGACAAATTTAGCATCTGTTAGATATCTGATTTTATTATTTTCAGCTACGATCAAAATTTTTCTAGTATCGACCATATCAAGAGCGCTTACATTTTCGATGAAGACATTTTTTAGCTCTTTTTGCTTGTTTTCAGCCGAGCAAGCCTTGTTCGAATAGTGAATTTCATACATCGTTGCAACTGGTACATCTGTCTTTAGGGAGCAGCCAAGAAAGAAAAAAGTAGCTGCTATACATATCAAATTTCTCATTTTTTATCTCCTTTGTCATTTGGCACTGGATTTGTGAAGAAAAACTCGTAAGGATTGTCTTCAAGCCTTTGAAGCGCGCCTCTAAATTCGCGAAGCGTCTTGTCAAATCCATTTAAAAAATCACTCGCTTCTCTTAATAACGGCCCAACTGTATTTCTAAGGTCGTATTCACCATCTTTAGCCTTTTTAGTGATAAGCTCTTGCAGCGAATTATATCCAGTGATGGCCGAATTTGCCGATACAAAAACTTGGTTCGCATTTGAGATTAGTCTGTTTAAATTTTTAACCAGTTCTTTTGTATCGGTTTTGTTTAAAGTGTCTGTAAAATTTTTCACATTTTTAACGATACTATCAACCTCGCTTAATCCCTCTTCGTCTGTTAAAACTTGTGTAAATTTATCAATATTTTTAAGGACTGACTCTACGTGAGCAATATTTTCAGGCGAGAAAAAGTTATCGACTTTATCAAGTGTTTGATTTATCTTTAAGGTGATGTTTTCAGCGTTGTTTCCAAGCTTTGAAAAGAGGCTCTCTTCAAGCTGCAAAATAGGCTTTTGACCTGATGTAAAGTCTTTTGTTCCACGGCTTATATTTA
The genomic region above belongs to Campylobacter concisus and contains:
- a CDS encoding ABC-type transport auxiliary lipoprotein family protein, whose product is MRNLICIAATFFFLGCSLKTDVPVATMYEIHYSNKACSAENKQKELKNVFIENVSALDMVDTRKILIVAENNKIRYLTDAKFVSEPSEMVYKSLVKGLYSNCAAKPIFSPNAKDLRLKVSIISLQIRGDKAEVSLAYELFNANTSLKSGMITKEIFCPDPSSSTIFDTINKATNLAIDTLISEIIS
- a CDS encoding MlaD family protein translates to MENRNSYTIVGMFFMACLTAFAIFIWWMTSKNNTKVDFKEYYIHTTELPSGLKVDSTVKFIGVPAGSVSDINFVDDKNALINITMKIREDLPIKADSVASIEVQAISGVASINISRGTKDFTSGQKPILQLEESLFSKLGNNAENITLKINQTLDKVDNFFSPENIAHVESVLKNIDKFTQVLTDEEGLSEVDSIVKNVKNFTDTLNKTDTKELVKNLNRLISNANQVFVSANSAITGYNSLQELITKKAKDGEYDLRNTVGPLLREASDFLNGFDKTLREFRGALQRLEDNPYEFFFTNPVPNDKGDKK